A stretch of the Photobacterium sp. CCB-ST2H9 genome encodes the following:
- a CDS encoding polymer-forming cytoskeletal protein, protein MGLFSKSAGNTSKHSTATIIAQGCSIKGDIELSGNIQVDGYIEGRIRTEQTLSISATGRVSGEIFANKVVINGLHEGACHAASIEILEKGKAKGVIYTNDICIERGGCFLGQTHPADEEKVVTLNKEEAAKASADSKGSQKDAAPLTPPTQLKPAEAAGSTDKSAAAGTASVAASKPGASPAPTAAAVDNKKQANARK, encoded by the coding sequence ATGGGACTCTTTAGTAAAAGTGCTGGAAACACAAGTAAGCACTCAACTGCAACTATCATTGCACAAGGCTGTTCCATCAAAGGGGATATCGAATTAAGCGGTAATATCCAGGTGGATGGCTATATTGAAGGGCGTATTCGTACGGAACAGACACTGTCAATCAGTGCAACCGGCCGGGTATCCGGTGAAATCTTCGCCAACAAAGTCGTGATTAACGGTCTGCATGAAGGTGCTTGCCACGCGGCCAGCATTGAGATTCTGGAGAAAGGCAAAGCCAAAGGTGTCATCTATACCAACGACATTTGCATCGAGCGTGGCGGCTGCTTCCTGGGTCAGACCCACCCGGCTGATGAAGAAAAAGTCGTGACACTGAATAAAGAAGAAGCGGCGAAAGCCAGTGCTGATTCCAAGGGAAGCCAGAAAGATGCGGCCCCACTGACACCGCCGACTCAGCTGAAACCAGCAGAAGCTGCAGGCAGTACTGATAAAAGCGCTGCTGCAGGCACTGCGTCAGTTGCAGCCAGCAAACCCGGGGCATCTCCCGCCCCTACCGCAGCGGCAGTCGACAATAAAAAGCAAGCCAACGCGAGAAAATAA
- a CDS encoding M23 family metallopeptidase yields the protein MKDQLTISISTINGSYHFQLGKYLRRNLVATFLLFIVTVIVMAFSIQYLWTTVNQTEQEKTQLSRHATELKDEISTLESDRQSLEQNLADRRYELEQITGRVNDLENVLGIDTEDEQPLNDRLDTAALNSAVRVAMLKVIPNGSPMDYRRISSSYGSRNHPIFGNKRRHLGIDMSGNSGTPIYAPADGVVELVRPSKKGYGNLMKVDHGYGFMTLYAHLKTFKVKTGDFVRKGDLIALSGNSGTSTGPHLHYEVRFLGRALNPKFFINWGPDNFDYLFNHERSIQWDSLVKVLETQVSTQLQLSLHKAVPSKGISN from the coding sequence ATGAAAGATCAACTCACAATCTCGATATCAACAATTAATGGTTCATACCATTTTCAGTTAGGAAAGTATCTGCGACGCAACCTGGTTGCCACTTTTCTGCTGTTTATTGTCACTGTCATCGTGATGGCTTTTTCCATTCAGTATTTATGGACAACCGTCAATCAGACAGAACAGGAAAAAACGCAGTTAAGTCGTCATGCGACGGAACTGAAAGATGAAATTTCAACCCTGGAAAGCGACAGACAGTCGCTGGAGCAGAATCTGGCTGATCGTCGTTATGAGCTGGAGCAGATTACAGGGCGCGTCAATGACCTGGAGAACGTCCTGGGCATTGACACTGAAGATGAACAACCACTGAATGACCGGCTGGATACGGCGGCGCTGAACTCCGCGGTTCGAGTTGCCATGCTGAAGGTGATTCCGAACGGTAGTCCGATGGATTATCGTCGCATTTCATCCAGCTATGGTTCCCGTAACCACCCGATTTTCGGGAATAAACGCCGTCATTTAGGGATTGATATGAGCGGGAATTCCGGCACACCCATTTATGCACCGGCTGATGGTGTGGTTGAGCTGGTCCGACCGAGCAAAAAAGGCTATGGCAATCTGATGAAAGTTGATCATGGCTATGGCTTTATGACCTTGTATGCGCACTTAAAGACATTCAAGGTCAAAACCGGGGATTTCGTCCGAAAAGGCGATTTGATTGCCCTATCAGGCAATAGCGGTACTTCTACCGGCCCCCACCTCCATTACGAGGTACGTTTTCTGGGTCGGGCACTGAACCCCAAATTTTTCATCAACTGGGGACCCGATAACTTTGACTATCTGTTTAACCATGAGAGGAGCATCCAATGGGACTCTTTAGTAAAAGTGCTGGAAACACAAGTAAGCACTCAACTGCAACTATCATTGCACAAGGCTGTTCCATCAAAGGGGATATCGAATTAA
- a CDS encoding flagellar motor protein MotB — translation MQRYNQIIIKRRRQNDHDVGHGGAWKVAFADFMIALMALFLVLWILAIVDQSERKAIVAHLNSSSLFDQGVGNPFDSSTSLSPIDLGGEASDLSSHNAAVTVTSFYDGNGDGQYTESLVQGTYDSQEQLKVLAKVVEELAKQASAEGNVHVDVTPQGLRIVLQDDFRENMFHRGSSQLTPFFEDLLLALAPIFKKIENPLIISGHTDAIRYSRSISDKTNWELSASRANVARQTLIAGGAPEKRVLQVAGMADKAPLNPETPSASENRRIELFVLTAAAARMVETLFRGPAKHEDGPVLQQARKEAEFNQPVIRQDFVKAS, via the coding sequence ATGCAACGATACAATCAGATCATCATCAAACGCAGACGCCAGAACGACCATGATGTCGGACATGGCGGTGCATGGAAAGTTGCTTTTGCTGACTTTATGATCGCCCTGATGGCTCTGTTTCTGGTGTTGTGGATTCTGGCGATTGTTGACCAATCGGAACGGAAAGCTATTGTTGCGCACCTCAACAGCTCAAGCCTGTTCGATCAGGGAGTCGGCAACCCGTTTGACAGCTCCACCAGCCTGTCCCCGATTGACTTAGGTGGTGAAGCCTCTGATTTAAGTTCTCATAACGCAGCCGTGACGGTCACCTCTTTCTATGATGGTAACGGCGATGGCCAGTATACAGAATCTCTGGTTCAGGGCACTTATGACAGCCAGGAGCAGCTCAAAGTGCTGGCGAAAGTCGTTGAAGAACTGGCAAAACAGGCTTCTGCAGAAGGAAATGTGCATGTGGATGTCACCCCGCAGGGTCTTCGGATTGTCCTGCAAGATGACTTCCGCGAAAACATGTTCCACCGCGGCAGCAGTCAGCTCACCCCATTCTTTGAGGATTTACTGTTAGCGCTGGCCCCGATTTTCAAAAAGATTGAGAATCCATTGATTATCAGTGGTCATACCGATGCCATCCGCTACAGCCGTTCCATCAGTGATAAAACAAACTGGGAACTGTCCGCTTCCCGTGCCAATGTGGCCCGCCAGACCCTGATTGCAGGTGGCGCACCTGAAAAACGTGTACTGCAGGTTGCAGGCATGGCTGATAAGGCGCCTCTGAATCCGGAAACACCAAGTGCCAGCGAGAACCGCCGCATTGAGTTGTTCGTACTGACAGCTGCGGCTGCGCGTATGGTAGAAACCCTGTTCAGAGGCCCGGCGAAACATGAAGACGGCCCGGTGCTTCAGCAAGCACGCAAGGAAGCCGAATTTAACCAGCCTGTGATTCGACAGGATTTCGTCAAAGCGTCTTAA
- the motA gene encoding flagellar motor stator protein MotA, translating into MQKFTGAIVILLCVFGGFKWAGGDISAIWQPAEILIIVGAALGSIIVGNPPHVIREMRIQLRHIVKPRKNEQEYYMQLMGLMQLLLETIRNGGFKSLDSHIEDPQNSELFERYPLIKEDSHLVAYITDNLRLMAMGQMSPHELDAMLEQEIMAIEDDLLLPSRSLHRTAEALPGFGILAAVMGIIITMQFLDKGIGLIGVKIAAALVGTFLGIFGCYCVLDPASNAMSQRVKRDMSAFECVRATLVAYVAKKPTLLAIDAGRKNIQLDIKPSFNDMEKWLSEQEA; encoded by the coding sequence ATGCAAAAATTTACCGGCGCAATCGTCATTTTGTTATGTGTTTTCGGCGGTTTCAAATGGGCTGGTGGCGACATTTCTGCCATCTGGCAGCCTGCTGAAATTCTGATTATTGTTGGTGCAGCACTGGGATCCATCATTGTCGGCAACCCGCCCCATGTGATCCGTGAAATGCGCATCCAGCTTCGCCATATCGTCAAGCCGCGTAAAAATGAGCAAGAGTATTACATGCAGCTGATGGGCCTGATGCAACTGCTGCTGGAAACTATCCGAAACGGCGGTTTCAAATCCCTCGACAGCCATATTGAAGATCCGCAGAACAGTGAGCTCTTTGAACGTTATCCGCTGATCAAAGAAGACAGCCACTTAGTGGCTTACATTACCGATAACCTGCGTCTGATGGCGATGGGTCAGATGTCACCACATGAACTGGATGCCATGCTGGAGCAGGAAATCATGGCGATTGAAGACGATCTGCTGCTGCCTTCCCGCTCACTTCACCGGACGGCCGAAGCGCTGCCTGGCTTTGGTATTCTTGCCGCTGTTATGGGGATCATCATCACGATGCAGTTCCTTGATAAAGGTATCGGTCTGATTGGTGTAAAAATTGCTGCTGCGCTGGTCGGTACTTTTCTGGGCATTTTCGGCTGTTACTGTGTATTAGACCCAGCGAGTAATGCCATGTCTCAACGCGTGAAGCGTGATATGTCTGCGTTTGAATGTGTTCGCGCAACACTGGTCGCTTATGTGGCGAAGAAACCAACCCTGCTGGCGATTGATGCCGGCCGTAAGAACATTCAGTTAGACATCAAGCCAAGCTTCAACGACATGGAAAAATGGCTGTCTGAACAGGAGGCATGA
- a CDS encoding FliA/WhiG family RNA polymerase sigma factor: protein MLDINPTEHYDSEQETGRNSPVINEDKLIRDHLVLVKRVVNQLRSHVSTHCSLEDMQQIGLMGLLEAGRRYGNVEDPNFPSFAVCRIRGSILDELRRLDWRSRQTRQQAHELNDVTRDLMKKLGRQPTEAEIIEALGTDQADYLQRLNASMASEMQSLDQLLESGNDFSMTNDGGESVRHEHIRRTLGVALGKLKAREQLLLTLFYQHDMNLHEIALVLNLTPPRVCQLHKQALKQLNQYLC, encoded by the coding sequence ATGCTTGATATCAACCCGACTGAACATTACGACAGCGAACAGGAAACCGGGCGAAACAGCCCGGTCATCAACGAAGATAAGCTGATCCGTGATCACCTTGTATTAGTAAAACGTGTTGTCAATCAACTCCGCAGTCATGTCAGCACCCATTGCAGTCTGGAAGATATGCAGCAAATCGGTCTGATGGGACTGCTGGAAGCCGGTCGCCGTTACGGCAATGTCGAAGACCCGAATTTTCCGTCTTTCGCAGTCTGCCGTATCCGCGGCTCGATTCTGGATGAGCTTCGCCGTCTTGACTGGCGTTCACGCCAGACCCGCCAACAGGCGCATGAGCTGAATGACGTCACCCGCGATTTAATGAAAAAGCTCGGCAGACAGCCGACGGAAGCTGAAATTATTGAAGCGCTGGGAACCGACCAGGCGGACTATCTGCAACGCCTGAATGCTTCCATGGCCAGCGAAATGCAAAGCCTGGATCAGCTTCTGGAAAGTGGCAACGATTTCTCAATGACGAATGACGGCGGTGAATCTGTCCGTCATGAGCATATCCGCCGCACCCTGGGTGTGGCACTGGGTAAGCTGAAAGCTCGTGAACAGCTGCTGCTTACTCTGTTCTATCAACATGATATGAACCTGCATGAGATTGCACTGGTGCTCAACCTGACACCGCCACGCGTGTGCCAGCTTCATAAGCAGGCCCTGAAACAACTGAATCAATATCTTTGCTGA
- the fliL gene encoding flagellar basal body-associated protein FliL, whose product MTQRNLVLIIIIMLITSVLVAAASVGGTLWYVKSHQGQGGNSISLPFSQPDNLDPVFHPLEKLVLSVKGERQTHFIMMELALETRRPEAIEGIDNFMPVVRNALLKLFSNKTYEELQNQRTIDELQEEVKSTLLDAFGKTRYAHAIDNVLLTKYVIQ is encoded by the coding sequence ATGACCCAGCGTAATCTCGTCCTGATCATTATCATCATGCTGATCACCAGCGTACTGGTCGCAGCAGCCAGTGTTGGCGGTACCCTCTGGTACGTTAAGAGCCATCAGGGCCAAGGCGGTAACAGCATTAGCCTCCCCTTCAGCCAGCCGGATAATTTAGACCCTGTATTCCATCCGCTGGAAAAACTGGTGCTGTCTGTGAAAGGCGAACGCCAGACACATTTCATCATGATGGAACTGGCACTGGAAACCCGTCGTCCGGAAGCGATTGAAGGCATTGATAACTTCATGCCTGTTGTTCGAAATGCGCTGCTGAAACTGTTCAGTAACAAAACTTACGAAGAGCTTCAGAACCAGCGCACGATTGATGAGCTGCAGGAAGAAGTCAAAAGCACCCTGTTGGATGCATTTGGCAAAACCCGTTATGCCCACGCTATCGACAACGTATTGCTGACCAAATACGTCATTCAGTGA
- a CDS encoding flagellar hook-length control protein FliK has protein sequence MNTIVSNSKLANSNSETGDIGSGIVKPSQDDKASSFTDSLQSKTPRGNAGTERARSADEPNDIAATSAQTEQDDNTLTPAVAADIIANLLAQAEKQLGTGAALPGTSTAEQMAIGAAGKAGMQANAASVRDAQLMQSGAAAANGERQTTAATSADNARLSVLMQQTQSGVQQETTLSGLGENRLANSASSLQTLINGLSAENTGPAHAQSASAPASASATSQVEWASVKLPQGQQSKWGEQMMQVLQDRVQLQASQNLQEARIRLDPPDLGKLDLIVRMDGDRLSVQIHANQAAVRDALVQVSERLRAELQDQNFVHVDVNVGDGRQGQQQEHSEEDSQPVIFANQHTDDHQNTTTDSGHWLSTRA, from the coding sequence ATGAATACTATCGTCTCAAATTCCAAACTGGCTAACAGCAACAGTGAAACCGGGGACATCGGCAGCGGTATTGTGAAACCGTCTCAGGATGATAAAGCCTCCAGTTTCACCGACTCGCTGCAGAGCAAAACGCCGCGGGGCAATGCGGGAACTGAGCGCGCCCGATCGGCGGATGAGCCAAATGATATCGCAGCAACAAGTGCACAGACTGAACAGGATGACAACACTCTGACGCCAGCAGTCGCAGCGGACATCATCGCAAACCTGCTGGCTCAGGCTGAAAAACAGCTGGGAACAGGCGCAGCCCTTCCGGGCACCTCAACAGCAGAACAGATGGCGATTGGCGCAGCCGGAAAAGCGGGCATGCAGGCTAACGCCGCATCCGTCCGTGACGCACAGCTGATGCAATCCGGTGCAGCCGCTGCCAATGGCGAGCGTCAGACTACTGCTGCAACGTCTGCAGACAATGCCCGCCTTTCAGTACTGATGCAGCAAACCCAGTCTGGTGTGCAGCAGGAAACCACGCTATCCGGCCTCGGCGAAAACCGTCTGGCGAACAGTGCCTCTTCTTTACAGACACTTATCAATGGCCTATCGGCAGAGAACACCGGTCCGGCACACGCTCAATCGGCTTCCGCACCAGCCTCTGCTTCCGCAACCTCTCAGGTTGAGTGGGCCAGTGTCAAGCTGCCTCAGGGGCAGCAAAGCAAATGGGGCGAACAAATGATGCAGGTCTTGCAGGACAGAGTGCAGTTACAGGCCAGCCAGAATCTCCAGGAAGCCCGCATCCGTCTGGACCCGCCTGATCTGGGCAAACTGGATTTAATCGTTCGCATGGACGGGGATCGCCTCAGTGTTCAGATTCATGCGAATCAGGCTGCTGTCCGGGATGCGCTGGTTCAGGTTTCTGAACGTCTGCGTGCCGAACTGCAGGATCAAAATTTTGTTCATGTTGATGTAAACGTCGGCGACGGCCGTCAGGGACAACAACAGGAACATTCAGAAGAAGACTCACAACCTGTCATCTTTGCCAATCAACACACAGATGACCACCAAAATACAACAACAGATTCAGGCCATTGGCTGTCAACCAGAGCCTGA
- the fliS gene encoding flagellar export chaperone FliS yields MLMQNSGFDSYQSVDLDAQAASANPHQLVLMLIDGLLDELIRVKGHIESKRLEAKSKGISKCMNILIGLDSALDIEAGGELAANLHDLYEFCIGELFKASSQNKAEHLDSVEKVMTNVREGWEGFGQHA; encoded by the coding sequence ATGCTAATGCAAAACTCGGGCTTTGATTCTTATCAGAGCGTTGATCTGGATGCCCAGGCCGCATCGGCAAACCCACATCAGCTAGTACTGATGCTGATCGATGGTCTGTTGGATGAACTCATCCGGGTCAAAGGTCACATCGAATCCAAACGTTTGGAAGCCAAAAGTAAAGGGATCAGTAAGTGCATGAACATCCTGATTGGCCTGGACAGCGCACTGGATATCGAAGCAGGTGGCGAACTTGCTGCCAACCTGCATGACCTTTACGAGTTTTGCATTGGCGAGCTCTTCAAAGCGAGCTCTCAGAACAAAGCTGAACATCTCGATTCAGTTGAAAAAGTCATGACAAACGTTCGGGAAGGCTGGGAAGGATTCGGACAGCATGCCTAA